The segment TAGGGCTGACCACGCTAGCGCCTGGGGACATGGGGCCCGGCGCAGGTGGGGGCCCGGGactgcctccctccctgccagAGCTCCGGACAAAGACCACCTGGATGGTGTCCAGTTGTGAAGTGAGGCGCGACGGGCAACTCCAGAGGATGAACTATGGCCGGAACCTGGAGAGGCTGGGGGTGAGGCAGCTGACCCCAGGGCCGCAGGTGGGCCTGGGAGTGGGGGCGGCGGGGAGAGGTGGGCTGAGCCCTTGTCCTTGCCATGCCTTGGCCCTAGGTGGGAAGCCGTGTGGGCATTCGCCGAGGGGCAGATGACACAATGCACATCCTGGTAGATGGAGAGGATATGGGTCCTGCAGCCACCGGCATTGCCAAGGTAGACCCCAGACCTTCCATGGACCTGGAGGAGGATCAAGGTCCTCCGCTAATTCCTAACTTCCGGTCTGTGTGCCTACAGAGTGTGTGGGCTGTGTTGGATCTATATGGGCCAGTGCGGAGTGTCTCTATTGTCAGTTCCACCCGTCTGGATGAGCCAGAAggcactcagcctccttcccCCAGCTCGGACACTGGCAGTGAGGGCGAGGAGGACGACGAAGGCGAGGAGCATGGCCTGGAAGTAAGAGGTGGCAGCAGGAACCATTGGGCTCAGGGATGGACTGTTGGTGGGCCATCAGCCACCAGGTCATTTTCGGATTCCCTGATCTAGTCCTGGATGGCCAGAGGCTTATTGGCAGGCTCTATGTCCATCCTGGTGGGGTGGCTTCGGTTTTGAGTCGGCACTCCCAGCAGCTCAGTCTCTCCTCCTTACCAGGGCCAGAACCAAGTGGCCATTATGCCCACAGCCCTTGAGTTCCTGGAGAACCATGGGAAGAATATTCTCTTGTCCAATGGGAACCGTACAGCCACACGAGTGGCCAGCTACAACCAGGGCATAGTTGTCATCAACCAGCCCCTGGTGCCCCAGCTGCTGGTCCAGGTGAGCTACACCTCCTTATCCCTAGCTCCTCTTGCTCCAGGTGACCCGGGGCCAACTCTCCTGTAGAAAGGCTTTTTTTCTCCAAGTGGAGGGTGAAGTGGAAGGCATGCATGCCCCTTAGCTTTCTGGGTGTTTGCTCATATCCTGTGGTAGGAGTTGTAGATCAGTTTCCAGGAAGTATCCACCTGAGGGCTGTGATGAGGGAAGCAGTGTGGAGGGGCTTGGGGAGGCCAGGAAGGCTCCTGATCCTGTATGTGGGAACGGGGCATGCTTTCCAGGGGAGGGGGCATTATGCTGTGAAGATGTCAGTTAGGCAGGTGAAGGAAACCCCCGGGGACAAGAATCCTTTATAGCAAGACCAAGGCTGAAAGAGGGAAGGACACAAACAAATTGGCCATTTCGGGTCCCTCCAGGTATCAGAACAGGCTGCATCCCAGGCTGCACTCTGGGGTGCCGTCTTCTCTCCCTGGCGGGGGTGAGGAGCCCGGTCCTGCTGGATGGGGGACCTCTTTGCAGGAGGCTATGATTGTGAAGCAGTTGCCTTCTCCCCAGGTGCGGATAGACTTCCTGAACCGGCAGTGGACATCTTCCCTTGTCCTGGGAGTCATCACCTGCCCACCGGAGAGGCTCAACTTCCCTGCTTCTGCCTGTGCCCTCAAACGGGCAGCCTGGCTGCTGCGGGGCCGAGGGGTCTTCCACAATGGCCTCAaggtgggtggggagcagggagagggcCCTGCCTCTCAGAGGGAGTGGCTGGCCGAGGGAGAAGAGGGGCCCTGAGCCCTGGAGGTAGGAGCACAGGTGTATAGTGGCCCTGTAGCAGGTGGGCAGAGCTGTGAGTGCCATTACCTGGACAGTCTCAGGCTCACTGCCTCCTCCGACATCCCTGCCATTGAGAATGTCACAAGGGGGGAAAGGGAAGGTGGACTTTAGGTAACTGAAGCAGTGGGCAAGGGTAGAGGCAAAACCCAGGGACTGGCAAAGCTTAGTGAAGGGCGGCGGTGGCTGCTGCCAGTTGGGAGTCTGATCTCCCTGAAGACAATAGATCTTTCCTCCTAGATCTGTGAGAAATTTGGTCCGAATCTGGACACGTGTCCAGAAGGCACCATCCTGGGACTGCGGCTGGACAGCTCTGGGGGGCTGCACCTCCATATCAACGGGATGGACCAGGGGGTGGCTGTGCCAGATGTCCCCCAGCCCTGCCATGCGCTCGTGGACCTCTATGGGCAGTGTGAGCAGGTGAGTGGCCGTGGGAGGAGAGGAGTGGTACCTGGGAGGCTGGGCGGTCCCAGGAAAGGGGAAGCCAGTAGTTCATGGAAGGGATCAGCAGGCCCTGGGGGCTGGTCACACCCTGACTGACCACGCCTCTTCTCTGCAGGTGACAATCGTGAGCCCTGAACCAGGGGCTGCCAGTGGGAAAAGTGCTGGAACCCAAGGGGACATGGAGAAAGCTGACATGGTGGATGGTGAGCCAGGCCAAGGGGCCAGGGCCCACCTCACCCTGACTTTGTACTTCTGGCTCCAGCCCCTGTGACATGGGCCCACTCTGCTCCCTCAGGTATCAAGGAGAGTGTGTGCTGGGGCCCACCGCCCACCACTAGCCCCCTCAAAAGCTGTGAGTATCACGCCCTTTGCTCCCGTTTCCAGGAACTGCTGCTGCTTCCTGGTGAGTCCCCAGGCCCCCAGAACCTCCCTTATCCCCGGCCCAGCTCCGGGCTGTGGCTGAGCCCCAGGGTGGGGGCCATGCCACAAAGTCTGCTGCTCACTCTCCACAGAGGACTATTTCATGCCTCCGCCGAAGCGTAGCCTGTGCTACTGTGAGTCTTGCCGAAAACTTCGAGGGGATGAGGCCCACAGGCGCCGAGGGGAGCCCCCCCGTGAATACGCTCTGCCCTTTGGCTGGTGCAGGTTCAACCTCAGGTATGTAGAAGGAAGGATTGTGCACCTCCTGCACTATCCTTTACCCACCCTGGGAAAATGTCCTGAGAGGATGTGTGGAAGACAAAACCTTCTTGTCTGGGGAATGACCTTGGGGAGCCAATAACCTTTGTCCTGTCTGTCCACCTGCTAGGGTGAACCCCCGCCTGGAGGCTGGGACACTAACCAAGAAGTGGCACATGGCCTACCATGGAAGCAACGTGGCGGCTGTCCGGAGGGTGCTGGACCGAGGGGAGCTGGGGGCAGGTACGTAGCACCAGCAGACGCAGGGCAGGTGGGCCTGTGGGTGGTAGGAGGGCCACCCTGACCCAGCTCTCCTCCCTCGCAGGCACTGCTTCCATCCTGAGCTGCCGGCCCTTGAAGGGAGAGCCTGGGACAGGGTTTGAGGAGCCTGGAGAGAACTGTGCACCTCCCCGGGAGGAGCAGCCCCCTCCAGTGCTGCTTTCCCCCTCCCTTCAATATGCTGGGGCTGAGACCCTGGCATCCAAAGTGCAGTGAGTACATGGGAGGGGCCCCAGGGCCACATGGGTCTCCATGATTCCCTCCTGTCCACCTTGTCTCCCTAGTGCCTTAGTCTCCAGCCAGCCCTTCATTCACAGTCTTTGTACAAGTACCATTTATTTTGTTCTATCACAAAGAACAAAGAAGGGAACCCTGGTCACGTGGAACTTATGTCCTCTCTTGCTCTAGAATGTTTATCCATagttatttagtatttttaaaggtGACAAGTAAGTACTATGGAAGCGAAAAGTAGAGCAGAGTGAAGTGGATCAGGAGTGTGGTTGGAGCACACAAGATAGGGTAGTCCAGGTAGATATCGCTAAGAAGGTGAATCTGAGCAAAGACGGGCAGCATGGAGTCAGTCGAGCAGGCATTGGGAGGAATACCATTTCAGGTAGAGATGAGGCTGCAGCCAAGCCCCTATAAGGAAGGAGTGACTACCAGCAACAGCAGGGCCTGTTGCTAATTGCGGTGGTTGCAGGTGCCAAGGGGCAGAGGTACTGGGGCCAGAGGCCTCACTGCCCTATTTCTGCTTGTTACGTGACAGATTCCGGGACCCCAAATCCCAGCGGACGCACCAGGCCCAGGTGGCGTTCCAGGTGTGTGTGCGCCCTGGCTCCTACACCCCGGGACCCCCTTCTGCGGCCCTCAGAGAGCCTCCCGATCCGCACTTCAGCCCAGCCGAACTTGAGTGGGTGACCAAGGAGAAAGGGGCCACGCTCCTCTATGCCCTGCTGGTACGGGTGGAGTGAGGGGCGAGGCCGCGCCACTACAAGCACAGTTGGGCCTCGGCCCGTGGACTCGGAATGATGACTGCCTCCAGGTCATTCCAGCGCCCCGCGACATGCATGGTGCTCAGCCTGGCAGATGCACAGGAGCGTGTGGGCAGGCTCTCAAGACTAGCTGGGAAGCGGAGCTTGGCTCCGTGCCCCGGCTGGAAGGGGACGtccctcccttcgaggtgagggcGCAGCGGGGACCCCGGCCGCAGACCCCGGGAAACCCTCTCCATGCACTGATCTGGGGGGCATGACTCCCCGCAACTCCTCCCCCATACACTTAATTTATTTCCGTTTCTGTTCCCTGGTTACTGTGAATCCCAGAGGCGTCTCCCCGTGCCCCAACGAAGCTGCTGTTCCGGCCCGGGCGGGAGTGGGGAAGGCGGGGGCCGGGGCTCGGGCCTCTGTACAGTTGTTACTGACTCTGATTTCTAAGGAGCCAATAAACGCAGTCAAAGAGCAGCCGCCTCGGCCCCTCTTTCGCGTGCCTCTCGCCCGCAGGAGGAGCCCCGGCCCCGCCAACTTCGGGGACTCCGCCCGCTGGGCAGGTCGGGTTGGGGAAGTCTCGTGGGGGCACATAGGCGGGGTTTGGACGCCACGGGCACCCGTCGCCGGCACTTCCGTCTGCGCCGCTCCGCCCAACCAGCGAGCCCGCGGCGGCCCGACTCCGGAAGGATTCGGCTTAGCGGCCGGATGTGACGCCGCGGCCCTGCCGCTCGGGAGGCCACAGAGAAAGCGACGAGAAGGCGGGTAGGGTGGGGCGGGAGCCCGGGTGGCGGGCAGGGACGGGAGCGCGGATGCCGAGACCCAGGCCCGCGCACGCGAAAGAGCCGCGCTGCGGGCCCGGCCGGGCGGCCGACACGTGAccggggcggcgggcggcggctTCCGCCTGGACCCGGCGCGCTCCCACTGAGCTGCCGCCTCCCCGCAGGCCCGGCCGGAGGTCTGGCAGCCAGCGACAGAGCCGGGCGCTCACGGCCCGAGCGTCCCCAGCAGCACCATGCCTGCACTTCTGGAGCGTCCGAAGCTGTCCAACGCCATGGCCAGGGCGTTGCACCGACACATCATGATGGAGCGGGAGCGCAAGCGGCAGGGTGAGCCGGGCCCAAAACGGGAGGACGCACGGTTCGGGCGCACCCGCGGTCCACGGTGACCCCCACCACGGGCAGACCAGTGCATGGCGGCCGAAGCCAGAGGGACAGCTAGCCccgtggtgatggtggtgggaaTTAAAAAGCCCACGCCTGGAGCTGGGAAGGACCTTGGAGAGCACCTAATAAACTTCCCCGTTCCAGCCCCCAACAGAGATGAAGCCTGTTCCAGAGCACTGGAATAACCAGTTTTTGCTGGTCTTCAGTTCTTAATGTTCTAATATTTTAACACCCTGCTTGCCCATTCTGCTTCTTATTCCAGAGGAGGAAGAAGTGGACAAGATGATGGAACAGAAGATGAAGGAAgagcaggagagaaggaagaaaaaggagatgGAAGAAAGAATGTCACTAGAGGAGACCAAGGAACAAGTAAGCAgtccctccatctctcccttcttTCGTCTCTTGGCTCTCCTGCTTTCATcttttctcccctccccagaTCTTGAAGTTGCAGGAGAAGCTTTTAGCTCTACAGGAAGAGAAGCATCAGCTTTTCCTGCAGCTCAAGAAAGTTTTACATGAGGAAGAAAAACGGAGGCGAAAAGAGCAGAGGTGAGATTAAAGAGCTAAAAATAAAATCGAGGCCAAAGTGTAACAGGGATCAGGTAACAAAAGATCAGTGTTTAATGGCATATGGGAAGGggagtgtgtgggggtggggacatgACAGACTTGTCTTTGACCTGCTTTCCTTTCGCTCCAGTGACCTGACCACTCTGACATCAGCAGCATACCAGCAAGGCCTGACAGTTCACACCGGAACTCACCTCCTTAGCATGCAGGGTGAGGGTTAAGAAACTACTGGTCAGAATGGGCCCTCCTGGGAGTTGCAACATCATGAAGCACCCCTCTCCCTCTCTAGGGAGCCCTGGAGGACACAATCGCCCAGGCACCCTCATGGCAGCTGACAGAGCCAAACAGATGTTTGGACCCCAGGTGCTTACGGTAAGAGCAGGAAGATTGGGTGTCtaggctgaatttttttttcctacttccaaCCAGACCCTAGCATCTTCACCAGCCAGCACTCAAGTTTTGAGTGTGTCTACATCCTGAATAGGGGGAATGGGGGTGCAGTCACTTAAATTTCTGCTTCATGGAGTTGACAGGCAGTAAGTTCTCATCCTTCCTTCTTAGACCCGGCACTACGTCGGCTCAGCAGCTGCTTTCGCAGGGACCCCGGAACATGGGCAATTCCAAGGTAGCCCGGGTGGTGCCTATGGGACTGCTCAACCCCCACCTCACTATGGACCCACGCAGCCTGCCTACAGTCCTAGTCAGCAGCTCAGAGGTGAGGTGGGAAGAGGAATTTTCCTCAAGACCCAAAGGGAGGAGTGTTGAACAGGCTACAAGGACGTTCTAATGGTCTCCTGCCTTCCTCAGCACCTTCCGCGTTTCCTGCAGTGCAGTACCTGTCTCAGCCACAGCCACAGCCCTATGCCGTGCACAGCCACTTTCAGCCCACCCAGACAGGTGATGGGAACACCCCATGCTGGGGCCCAGTTCCATGCTTCCTACCTTTCTCCTTTCCCCATTCTCTACTCACTTCACACTCCTCCTTCCCCACCTAGGGTTTCTCCAGCCTGGTGGTGCCCTGTCCTTACAAAAGCAGATGGAACATGCTAACCAGCAGACTGGCTTCTCTGACTCAGTGAGTAGAGCCTTGAAAAGTCAAGGGCTACCTATGCTAAGGGGAGCCTCAGGCTGCCTCAGTTGCTGACACTGTTCTCTGCAGTCCTCCCTGCGTCCCATGCATCCCCAAGCTCTGCATCCCGCCCCTGGACTCCTGGCCTCACCCCAGCTCCCTGTGCAGATGCAAGCAGCAGGAAAGGTAAGTGTGGTGATCAAGCTCCTCAGaatccctgcattgcagggaaacAGCATTGGGTGGGATAGACGACCCCCACcctgttttcccttcccctccctggggtGGCTCTCTGGTGTGGAGTAGACAGGACGGTGTGCACACTGACAAAGCCCTCCTTTCATCACCGCTGCCAGTCGGGCTTTGCAACCACCAGCCAGCCTGGCCCTCGGCTCCCCTTCATCCAGCACAGCCAGAACCCACGATTCTACCACAAGTGACCATCAGATTTATCTTCAGCCTTGGCCCCAACCTCTGCCCTTGGGGAGGATCCCCCGTGTCCCAGTACCAGGCCAATAAAATCTACCTGCCACTACCCCTGGCTGCTGTCTGTGTTGCCTCCCACTGGACTGTTTAGAGGGTGGGCAGTGGCTGGCAGGAATCACAGAGTGACAGCAGGGTTGGTTGTAATGAACTCAGCAGCAGAGTTCATTCAACCTATACTCTTCAGATTTCCAAATAAATACCCATTTAATTCGAAAAAGCAGCTGAGTTGGGGACTTCATATTAAACTTGTAGTtttattcaggtttgattttaaCAAATGTGTCGGGGAGAGAGCCCGCAGGAAAGGATGAAGCCCATGGGAGCAGGGCCCTCCCAGATGCCTGAGGAGGGGGCatgtcccctcccctctcctcctcttcccctccccatctTTAGATGGGGAGAGACAtaggcaggggagggggctggtcCCCAGTTTGTGGGGGTGGTGCTTGGGATAGAAGACTATGGAGGAAATAAGGGGTCAGATTAGGTAAGAGTTGGGGAAGGGCACAAGGACCATTTGCCAGAATCCACAGCTTTCTGATTCCagattgaatttaaaaaaaaaaaaaaaaaaaaaaaaaactaaaccacAAGCAGCACCCACCCCGTCTCCCCCACCAGGGTTGTAGTGCGAGGGGAGAAGAGGAGGGCAGCTTCACCAAGGCCATGGTGCACTCACTCCTGGCCAAGGGAGCAGGGTGAAGGGCAGGGGCTCCCCGACAGATTGAAGGGGTAGGGGAAACCAAAATAAAACGTCAAATAAATCGTGTAGGAGGAGTCCAGCCAAGGGCCAGGCCAGAGCTGggccaggctgggggagggggcctcTGCAGGCTGGAGGATCACTGCTGCCACCACAGCCACCCTGGGTAGGAGAGAGAAACCAGGTGAGACAGGGTCAACCACAGGGAAAAAGGGGGACGGGGCAGGACCATGCTAGGAGGCAGAAAATAAGCCATTAAGGCTAATCTAGCTCTTTGATGGAGATAAAGGATGTGAAAGGAGGGAGTCACACTCACCTGGGAGCCAGTTATTTTGCCATGGCCTTGATTGCAACAGCCGCCTCCTCTGTCATGGCGGACAGCACCGTGATCTGGGAAAGCACAGGGAAGGGGAGTCATGTCTGAGTGCAAAGCAGGGGAAGAAGCACAAAGAACAAGCTGGGTACAAACTTGGGAGCACCATACCAGGATCTCTTCTCCACAGTCATATTTCTGCTCAATCTCCTTGCCAAGGTCTCCCTCAGGCAGACGGAGGTCCTCTCGCACCTCCCCGCTGTCTTGGAGGAGTGATAGGTATCCATCCTGGATGCCAATCAGCTAGGGGCAGACAGAGAAGAAAGCTGAATATGGGCCCAAGTAGCCTGAGGATGAAGGGTGTGATGGGCAAACTAGGGCGGCAAACAGCTAACACCGGATACCCTCTCTTGCCCATCTCCCTTCTCTCAGCACAAGGTCTTTGGTCAGTATCAACTTCTactgcccacccccgcccctgccaACTACTACTACTAACCCACCTACAATCACGTCACCTACATACCTGAAA is part of the Bubalus kerabau isolate K-KA32 ecotype Philippines breed swamp buffalo chromosome 4, PCC_UOA_SB_1v2, whole genome shotgun sequence genome and harbors:
- the GPS2 gene encoding G protein pathway suppressor 2 → MPALLERPKLSNAMARALHRHIMMERERKRQEEEEVDKMMEQKMKEEQERRKKKEMEERMSLEETKEQILKLQEKLLALQEEKHQLFLQLKKVLHEEEKRRRKEQSDLTTLTSAAYQQGLTVHTGTHLLSMQGSPGGHNRPGTLMAADRAKQMFGPQVLTTRHYVGSAAAFAGTPEHGQFQGSPGGAYGTAQPPPHYGPTQPAYSPSQQLRAPSAFPAVQYLSQPQPQPYAVHSHFQPTQTGFLQPGGALSLQKQMEHANQQTGFSDSSSLRPMHPQALHPAPGLLASPQLPVQMQAAGKSGFATTSQPGPRLPFIQHSQNPRFYHK